A part of Desulfobacter sp. genomic DNA contains:
- a CDS encoding GNAT family N-acetyltransferase, with the protein MVPTLKTKRLTLRPLAFSDRDALVDAIMSDKDVMKWLPRSDEASTPEGLGKAEAGYLEDFIPPWDELGYGVWAVCIGEPGLGTLGDFIGYCGFIPEQIKGAGPEIAYALRKSMWGRGLATEALGACLDWIFTRPEIRRVHAVTDTGNRASRHVMKKAGMSHQEDVDLYDSVAKGDGLLPLYSLDRAGYRRGTGQCSGLLIREAQEPDCINLAALSLEVWFTTYSFDGIRTENSEYALSMFTEDRFKSILADGGYRLLVCTQGIYLRGYVLLNLDSRSQGEAKGFEIDKLYVQKPFQGRGIGKALLLEVKARYGERFWLTSWVYNRSIGFYKRFGFRDIGRHNFKLGEDTIENRVLAYG; encoded by the coding sequence ATGGTTCCAACACTGAAAACAAAACGGCTGACATTGCGGCCCCTGGCATTTTCCGACCGGGATGCCCTGGTTGACGCCATCATGTCAGATAAGGATGTAATGAAATGGCTGCCCCGTTCCGATGAAGCGTCAACCCCTGAAGGCCTGGGAAAAGCGGAGGCCGGATACCTTGAGGACTTCATCCCCCCCTGGGATGAGCTGGGCTATGGGGTCTGGGCGGTCTGTATTGGCGAGCCCGGCCTGGGAACATTGGGAGATTTCATCGGGTATTGCGGATTTATTCCCGAACAGATCAAAGGCGCAGGGCCTGAAATCGCCTATGCCCTGAGAAAATCCATGTGGGGACGTGGATTGGCCACCGAAGCCCTGGGCGCATGCCTGGACTGGATATTCACCAGGCCGGAAATCCGCCGAGTCCATGCCGTGACCGATACAGGGAACCGGGCCTCACGCCATGTCATGAAAAAAGCAGGCATGTCCCATCAAGAGGATGTGGACCTTTATGATTCCGTGGCCAAGGGCGACGGCCTGCTCCCCCTTTATTCCCTTGACCGCGCGGGATACCGCAGGGGAACCGGGCAATGCAGCGGGCTGCTCATCAGGGAAGCGCAAGAGCCGGACTGCATCAACCTGGCCGCCCTTTCCCTTGAGGTCTGGTTTACCACCTACTCCTTTGACGGCATCCGGACGGAAAATTCGGAATATGCCCTATCCATGTTCACCGAGGACCGTTTCAAATCAATCCTGGCCGACGGCGGGTATAGACTGCTGGTATGCACCCAGGGCATCTACCTGAGGGGATACGTCCTGTTAAATCTCGACTCCCGGTCCCAAGGAGAAGCAAAGGGTTTTGAAATCGATAAACTCTATGTCCAGAAGCCCTTCCAGGGAAGGGGGATCGGGAAAGCCCTCCTTCTGGAAGTCAAAGCCAGGTACGGAGAACGGTTCTGGCTTACCAGCTGGGTGTACAATAGATCCATCGGCTTTTACAAAAGATTCGGATTCAGGGACATCGGCCGGCATAACTTTAAACTGGGCGAGGATACCATTGAAAACCGTGTACTGGCCTATGGGTAA
- a CDS encoding GNAT family N-acetyltransferase: MRRKNRRSDEHFLGKLTVPAHICMMQSIIEYTNQIGLLLSLNDTERSSIVKTVEMAFHSSVSDLSSPIKIYDYIHLEFVATKLQLVISIREKGIPFGRRKTDTRPIGEIVKNAPDAFTENQGMDKIEYLINGRDGRETRLTKSLRPGSLPEDLFKGDVTRMERKHTLKSEPVIRLTELSELQDVMRLAWKCYGYTQEALLYDINALKQKVESGELISIIAIDTTREAVIGHIGLKHHDNAVNVPEMGLAFVDPAYRKGGLAIALGKKAMEFARLNNYPGVFDCSVTTHTFSQQGMQAIGSRPCGVLFGIVAEGMQARQLETSNQEKGSVINHYYAFDRSQRTVYIPPRHQDMVFQIYKWLELPREFKAGDMKPASGLSNVSILPMPEEHNAAFIVVHTIGRKTKEEVKTALCEFKRKRADAVYVFLPLESCHLCWLVEQLEKEGFGFAGIMPHIHDGGDRLLMQYLSFQVNPSSIKLYGAMPQKLFNYILTEQGRVQR, from the coding sequence ATGCGAAGAAAAAACAGACGTTCAGATGAACATTTCCTCGGGAAGCTGACGGTTCCGGCTCATATCTGTATGATGCAGAGCATTATTGAATATACCAACCAGATAGGGCTCCTTCTGTCACTAAATGATACGGAGCGGTCTTCCATTGTAAAAACGGTAGAAATGGCTTTCCACAGTTCAGTATCCGATTTGTCATCCCCGATAAAAATTTATGATTACATTCATCTCGAATTTGTTGCAACAAAATTACAATTAGTGATTTCCATACGGGAAAAGGGTATTCCATTTGGAAGGAGAAAAACAGATACCCGTCCCATAGGCGAAATAGTAAAAAATGCCCCGGACGCTTTTACTGAAAACCAAGGGATGGACAAGATTGAATACCTGATTAATGGAAGAGACGGTCGAGAGACACGCCTGACAAAATCGTTGAGACCCGGGTCTTTGCCAGAAGATCTTTTCAAGGGTGATGTCACACGAATGGAACGGAAGCATACACTGAAAAGTGAACCCGTGATCCGCCTTACAGAATTGAGCGAACTTCAAGACGTCATGCGATTGGCCTGGAAATGCTATGGGTATACCCAAGAGGCGCTTTTGTACGATATAAACGCCCTTAAACAGAAGGTTGAATCCGGGGAACTGATATCCATAATAGCCATTGATACGACGCGTGAAGCTGTGATTGGCCATATCGGCCTCAAGCACCATGATAATGCAGTCAACGTGCCGGAAATGGGCCTTGCTTTTGTTGACCCGGCTTACCGAAAGGGAGGATTAGCAATTGCCTTGGGAAAAAAAGCAATGGAATTCGCACGATTAAACAATTATCCAGGGGTATTTGATTGTTCCGTCACCACGCACACTTTTTCCCAGCAGGGAATGCAAGCCATAGGATCGCGCCCCTGCGGTGTATTATTCGGCATTGTTGCCGAAGGGATGCAGGCAAGGCAACTGGAAACATCTAATCAGGAAAAAGGTTCTGTGATTAACCATTATTATGCCTTTGACCGCTCGCAAAGAACCGTCTATATCCCACCACGCCACCAGGATATGGTTTTTCAGATTTACAAATGGCTTGAACTACCAAGAGAGTTTAAGGCAGGTGATATGAAACCCGCTTCGGGCCTGTCGAATGTTAGTATCCTGCCAATGCCGGAGGAACATAATGCTGCATTTATTGTTGTTCATACTATTGGCAGGAAAACAAAAGAAGAGGTAAAAACCGCCCTGTGTGAATTCAAACGAAAACGAGCAGATGCTGTTTATGTTTTTTTGCCACTGGAGAGCTGCCATTTGTGCTGGCTGGTTGAACAGCTTGAAAAAGAAGGCTTTGGGTTTGCTGGGATAATGCCTCACATCCATGACGGTGGCGACAGACTGCTGATGCAATATTTAAGTTTTCAAGTTAATCCTTCTTCCATAAAGCTGTATGGAGCCATGCCCCAAAAATTATTCAACTATATCCTGACTGAACAGGGCCGTGTTCAAAGATAA
- a CDS encoding carbon-nitrogen hydrolase family protein has product MAENFKLAVAQVPSVKGDVSANIQTHLGAVGKAAQIGVSYIVFPELSLTGYEPELAENLAFSKKDPRLTPLIDAAKNHKIHIVAGAPLQAEGRPRIGEFIFSPHGGTETYAKMNLHPGEEQYFSVGGEYHSVNTGGQKIFNAICADTNNTRHAQICAQMGATVYIAGVLISASGYDADTQKLAAYSKAHGCLVAMANHNQPTGGWVPVGKSAIWDASRLIAVADETRSELVVATFTPHGWKGEVAAL; this is encoded by the coding sequence ATGGCAGAGAATTTCAAACTGGCCGTGGCCCAGGTCCCCTCGGTAAAGGGGGATGTTTCAGCGAATATCCAAACCCACCTTGGGGCGGTGGGGAAAGCGGCACAAATCGGGGTGTCATACATTGTATTTCCGGAATTATCCCTCACCGGATATGAGCCGGAATTGGCGGAGAACCTGGCCTTTTCAAAAAAAGATCCCCGGCTTACCCCTTTAATTGACGCTGCAAAGAACCATAAAATTCATATTGTTGCAGGCGCCCCTTTGCAGGCGGAAGGCCGTCCCCGTATTGGTGAATTTATTTTCTCCCCCCACGGCGGTACGGAGACCTATGCCAAGATGAATCTACATCCGGGGGAAGAACAGTATTTCTCAGTTGGGGGGGAGTATCATTCCGTCAATACAGGCGGACAGAAGATCTTTAACGCAATCTGCGCAGACACCAACAACACCCGCCATGCCCAGATCTGTGCACAGATGGGGGCAACGGTTTATATTGCCGGCGTTCTCATCAGTGCCAGCGGGTATGACGCAGACACCCAAAAACTGGCCGCCTATTCCAAAGCGCATGGGTGCCTGGTTGCAATGGCAAACCATAATCAACCCACCGGCGGGTGGGTACCCGTGGGCAAAAGCGCCATTTGGGACGCGTCCCGTCTGATTGCAGTTGCCGATGAGACCCGGAGTGAATTGGTTGTCGCAACCTTTACCCCCCATGGGTGGAAGGGGGAGGTGGCTGCACTCTGA
- a CDS encoding 2-hydroxyglutaryl-CoA dehydratase, whose protein sequence is MAYMGIDIGSSTCCAVILNKDSKILSRAMVPTGARNEKAIAWVREQTLGEAGLEPGDLKALVSTGYGRKRVENRTLDKTEIVCHAKGIQTYFPGTSLLIDIGGQDSKAIYIHPQSGKVVNFAMNDKCAAGTGRFLETMARVLEMDISEMDRLDAGEKGRCRISNMCTVFAESEVVSLIAQGVDTGEIISGINRAIATRTFSLAKRVAPDMAAEKIAISGGVARIRGVVAALERCMGREILVPPHPGIIGALGAAAFALEEDQG, encoded by the coding sequence ATGGCATACATGGGCATCGACATCGGCAGTTCCACCTGCTGCGCAGTCATCCTCAACAAAGATTCCAAGATCCTTTCCCGGGCCATGGTGCCCACCGGTGCCAGAAACGAAAAGGCCATTGCATGGGTCAGGGAACAGACCCTGGGGGAGGCGGGACTTGAACCCGGGGATCTCAAGGCCCTTGTTTCCACAGGCTACGGCCGGAAGCGGGTGGAAAACCGGACCCTGGACAAGACCGAAATCGTCTGTCACGCCAAGGGCATCCAGACCTATTTCCCCGGCACCTCCCTGCTCATCGACATCGGCGGCCAGGATTCCAAGGCCATCTATATCCATCCCCAGTCCGGAAAGGTGGTCAACTTTGCCATGAACGATAAATGCGCCGCCGGCACGGGCCGGTTTCTGGAGACCATGGCCAGGGTCCTGGAAATGGATATCTCCGAGATGGACAGGCTGGATGCCGGAGAAAAGGGCCGTTGCCGGATTTCCAACATGTGCACGGTGTTCGCCGAAAGCGAGGTGGTTTCCCTCATCGCCCAGGGCGTGGATACCGGCGAAATTATTTCGGGGATCAACCGGGCCATTGCCACCCGGACTTTTTCTTTGGCCAAACGGGTGGCCCCGGACATGGCCGCTGAAAAAATTGCCATCTCAGGGGGCGTGGCCCGGATCAGGGGGGTGGTGGCCGCCCTGGAACGGTGCATGGGCAGGGAGATCCTTGTGCCGCCCCATCCCGGCATCATCGGCGCCCTGGGTGCGGCGGCATTCGCCCTGGAGGAAGATCAAGGATGA
- a CDS encoding transporter substrate-binding domain-containing protein, with amino-acid sequence MMAIRIKILCVLFIILMLSASANAETYIFAGGDFPLLSEKNKDGDIRGIAVDIARKITERLGHRIIVRLYPWARAQHMVKNGIADVLFPPYKTPEREKWLDYTKRPFAKDETFFFVRQGSQSFWNGDLASLRGKKIGMVLKWSVGPDFEKAKKSLSIEYVPNIDMCFRMLIQEYVDFVPTQLREAKSSFKRLNLTDKQLPLRIFPKLTINYNYFGFSKKKQKELSGFKRSFDQALERMHKNGEILEILTAYGMSN; translated from the coding sequence ATGATGGCTATCCGTATAAAAATTTTATGCGTTTTATTCATAATTCTGATGCTTAGTGCAAGCGCCAACGCCGAAACATATATTTTTGCGGGAGGCGATTTTCCCCTTCTTTCTGAGAAAAATAAAGACGGTGATATTCGGGGAATCGCTGTCGACATTGCAAGAAAAATAACCGAAAGGCTTGGGCATAGAATAATTGTGCGCCTTTACCCTTGGGCCAGGGCACAGCACATGGTAAAAAATGGTATTGCAGACGTATTGTTTCCTCCTTATAAAACTCCTGAAAGAGAAAAATGGCTGGATTACACAAAACGTCCTTTCGCCAAGGATGAAACCTTCTTTTTTGTCAGACAAGGCAGTCAGAGTTTCTGGAACGGAGACCTGGCCTCACTCAGGGGGAAAAAGATCGGAATGGTTCTCAAGTGGAGCGTCGGTCCGGATTTTGAAAAAGCAAAAAAAAGTTTATCTATAGAGTATGTACCCAATATTGATATGTGCTTTAGAATGTTGATTCAAGAATATGTTGATTTTGTACCAACACAGTTAAGAGAGGCAAAATCTTCCTTTAAAAGGTTAAATCTCACAGACAAGCAACTTCCCCTTCGAATTTTTCCAAAGTTGACAATAAATTATAATTACTTTGGGTTTTCAAAGAAAAAGCAAAAGGAATTGTCCGGCTTTAAAAGAAGCTTTGACCAGGCGTTGGAAAGAATGCATAAAAACGGAGAAATTCTGGAGATTCTGACTGCATACGGAATGTCAAATTGA